One Choloepus didactylus isolate mChoDid1 chromosome 8, mChoDid1.pri, whole genome shotgun sequence DNA window includes the following coding sequences:
- the NINJ2 gene encoding ninjurin-2 isoform X4: MLDVALFMSNATRLKAVLEQGPSSHYYTTLLSLISVSLLLQVVIGILLVVIARLNLNEVEKQWRLNQLNNAATTLVFITVVINVFITAFGAHKTGFLTARTSRSLL; this comes from the exons ATGCTGGACGTGGCACTATTCATGTCCAACGCCACGCGGCTGAAAGCAGTGCTGGAGCAGGGGCCGTCCTCTCATTACTATACCACCCTCCTCTCCCTCATCAGCGTCTCCCTGCTCCTGCAGGTGGTCATCGGAATCCTCCTGGTGGTCATTG CACGGCTGAACCTGAATGAGGTAGAAAAGCAGTGGCGGCTGAATCAGCTCAATAACGCCGCCACCACCTTGGTCTTCATCACTGTGGTCATCAATGTCTTCATTACAGCCTTTGGGGCACATAAGACGGGGTTCCTCACAGCCAGGACTTCAAGGAGTCTTCTCTGA